TCCAGGGTCAAATGGTGGCGGGTCCATGAGTGCCCGGCCGGAGCCCGTCCGCTCATCCGGGGTGAACGGCACCTGCGCGCTACCCCGGTCGGCCCCCTGAGGACCGACCGGCGCTCGTCGGGGTCAGTGGGCCCTGACCTCGTCGACGTCCAGGCCGCGGTCGATGCCGTGGGGGACAACGTTCTGTCCGGGCTGTATGTGCAGGCGCTCCCCGTCGAGATGGACCTCGACCTTTTCCGCTTCGAACGACACCATGTCGGTGATCCGGTCGACCTCCCGGTAGGCGTTGCGGTACGACCAGGCTGCGCGGTGCACGTCGCCGATGTCGTAGTAGTCGCACAGGCCCTTGTAGGGACAGAAGCTCCGGCCTTCGACGGGGCGTAGCCGGGTCTCGTCGACGGCGGCACGCGGGACGTACCAGCGGGGGGCGAATCCGGACTCGAAGAGCACGACGGGGTACTCGGAGCGGGCGATCACGGTGTTGCCGAGGCGGACTTCCAGGGTGCGGGAGGTGTTTCGGATGTCGATGCGGTGGTAGGGGTCCGCGGCGTGTCCGAGGATGCGTTCGTCCTCTTCGTAGAAGGCGTCCATAGCGCGCCACGCGAAGGCGACGCGGTCCCGGAGTTCGGCGGCGTGCCCGGGCGGTGCGGTGAATTCCCAGGCGGCGCGTTCGGTGGTCCGGTCGCCGGCATGCACCGCGTACCAGGCGAAGTCGCCGAGGTCCTTGTGTTGGGTGACCTTGTCACTCGCGACCAGGGCCTGCTCGTCGACGTCCTCGCGGGGGAAGTTAGGCGACGGGGTAGCGGCCCGGCTCGTGCAGCAGGATGACGTTCTCGCTGTCAGCGATCCAGGTGTCGTTGAACTCCACTCGCATGCGGCGGCGCAGTCGCTCGGCGAACAGGAGGCGCTCGGGCAGGGGTTCGGGGGTGAGGAAGTGTCCGATCGCGCCGGCGGAGAGGGGGCCTTGCTGCCAGGACAGCCCCATGGCGGGTTCCTTGCGGTACGGGGTGGTTGTTGTCGACGATCGGGGCGTGCAGGAGCACGTTCGGCCGGGCAGCCGTGCTGGACGGCGTTGCGTGTGGTCCGCGGCTGCCGCCGCCTCCTCGGCCCCCTGCGCGTC
This sequence is a window from Streptomyces sp. NBC_01217. Protein-coding genes within it:
- a CDS encoding DUF427 domain-containing protein, giving the protein MTARTSSCCTSRAATPSPNFPREDVDEQALVASDKVTQHKDLGDFAWYAVHAGDRTTERAAWEFTAPPGHAAELRDRVAFAWRAMDAFYEEDERILGHAADPYHRIDIRNTSRTLEVRLGNTVIARSEYPVVLFESGFAPRWYVPRAAVDETRLRPVEGRSFCPYKGLCDYYDIGDVHRAAWSYRNAYREVDRITDMVSFEAEKVEVHLDGERLHIQPGQNVVPHGIDRGLDVDEVRAH